The Candidatus Poribacteria bacterium genome has a window encoding:
- a CDS encoding peptidase M75: MKLYKVWTLFDAACKSKLAIALCCLLLASAFVVGCGGDDETDESDDSQAAAFDASTMLNDFANTVVLATYINLDQNAGELLAAVKVLKADTSQANLEKAQQAWIATRKPWEQSEAFLFGPVDTQGLDPALDSWPVDHVNLQSVLDSGDTLTVDFVSGLEDTQKGFHTIEFLLFRDGNQRKASDITDRELAYLVSTTENLKASTAQLRLAWAPEGENFSSAVAQAGAGSAIYPSQSSAVQEMVNGMIVIADEVANGKISDPYNESDTTLVESQFSFNSISDFQDNIRGIQNVYMGKFMTDGQGLNDFVNSHDPDLDARFQQEVQAAIDAIGAIPDPFRDSITANRGAVQAAIDAVRTVQQTLEADILTLVTSSEFN; encoded by the coding sequence ATGAAACTCTATAAAGTTTGGACACTTTTTGACGCAGCTTGCAAGTCAAAACTCGCTATAGCACTGTGTTGTTTGCTCCTCGCATCTGCTTTTGTTGTCGGGTGTGGGGGTGACGATGAAACAGATGAATCCGACGATTCGCAAGCTGCGGCTTTTGACGCAAGTACAATGCTCAACGATTTTGCCAATACTGTTGTGTTAGCCACATACATCAATTTGGATCAAAACGCAGGTGAGTTATTAGCAGCTGTCAAAGTACTGAAAGCTGATACTTCGCAAGCAAATCTCGAAAAAGCGCAACAAGCGTGGATAGCAACGCGGAAGCCGTGGGAACAGAGCGAAGCATTCCTGTTCGGTCCTGTAGATACGCAAGGACTTGATCCAGCGTTAGACAGTTGGCCTGTTGATCATGTCAATCTACAATCCGTTTTGGACAGCGGTGATACACTAACGGTGGATTTTGTCAGTGGATTAGAAGATACACAGAAAGGTTTTCACACAATTGAATTCCTGCTGTTCCGTGATGGCAATCAACGTAAAGCATCGGATATAACCGATCGTGAATTGGCGTACCTCGTTTCAACAACAGAGAATCTCAAGGCGAGTACCGCTCAACTGCGGTTGGCGTGGGCACCTGAAGGCGAAAACTTCAGCAGCGCAGTCGCACAAGCTGGCGCGGGAAGTGCCATTTATCCTTCACAGAGTTCCGCCGTGCAAGAGATGGTCAACGGCATGATCGTCATCGCTGATGAAGTCGCGAATGGAAAAATATCTGACCCTTACAACGAATCCGATACAACCCTTGTTGAATCTCAGTTCAGTTTCAACTCCATCTCAGATTTCCAAGACAACATCCGTGGAATTCAGAACGTCTATATGGGGAAATTTATGACGGATGGGCAAGGTCTCAACGACTTCGTGAACAGCCATGATCCTGATTTAGATGCTCGTTTCCAGCAAGAGGTGCAGGCAGCGATTGATGCTATCGGCGCAATTCCAGATCCGTTCCGCGATTCGATTACAGCGAACCGTGGGGCTGTTCAAGCTGCGATTGATGCCGTTAGAACGGTTCAACAAACACTCGAAGCAGATATACTCACACTTGTTACGTCAAGCGAGTTTAATTAA